The following coding sequences lie in one Oncorhynchus kisutch isolate 150728-3 linkage group LG17, Okis_V2, whole genome shotgun sequence genomic window:
- the gabpb2a gene encoding GA-binding protein subunit beta-2 isoform X3 — protein MSLVDLGKRLLEAARKGQDDEVRTLMANGAPFTTDWLGTSPLHLAAQHGHYSTAEVLLRAGVSRDARTKVDRTPLHMAASEGHNVIVDLLVRSGADINAKDMLKMTALHWAAQNGHQRVAETLVKHGADVHALSKFDKTPFDIAGDIQNADLMLLLQEGMQNQVNMNAEAGMTGSSAQPQFIIQGIPGLPGGVVNLADLLNNINSAGDSEEAIAANSLDPGSIQHMVNEQGQRVITIVTDQHGNLQTGGLGQPFFVTMQHGQQMLAMPANQVTEEVVEEEPQPPPARKRKLEASANHMESGDTEQLQRQLQEANRKAQEYRQQLMCKEQEAEQYRMKLEAMSYSHTNGTSEQEEVVEEEEEEEEEEEEVVVLQEGDIIIKTEELDSAEEQVTLVESVPSHTEVIS, from the exons ATGTCGCTGGTGGATTTGGGGAAGCGGCTCCTTGAGGCTGCACGGAAAGGCCAGGATGATGAAGTCAGGACACTCATGGCCAATGGGGCTCCCTTCACCACAGACTGG CTGGGCACATCTCCGTTGCACCTGGCCGCCCAACACGGGCACTATTCCACTGCCGAGGTGCTGCTCAGGGCAGGCGTCAGCAGGGATGCCCGAACCAAAGTGGACAGGACCCCTCTGCACATGGCTGCTTCAGAGGGCCACAATGTCATCGTGGATCTATTAGTCAGG AGTGGCGCAGACATTAATGCCAAGGACATGCTGAAGATGACTGCTCTCCACTGGGCCGCCCAGAATGGCCACCAAAGGGTAGCGGAGACGCTCGTGAAACATGGCGCCGATGTTCACGCTCTCAGTAAATTTGATAAGACGCCGTTTGACATCGCAGGAGACATCCAGAATGCAGACCTTATGCTCCTACTACAG gaGGGAATGCAGAACCAGGTGAACATGAACGCAGAGGCTGGCATGACTGGGAGCTCGGCCCAGCCTCAGTTTATCATCCAGGGCATACCAGGGCTCCCGGGGGGTGTGGTCAACCTGGCAGACCTCCTCAACAACATCAACTCGG CAGGTGACTCGGAGGAAGCCATAGCAGCCAATTCTTTGGACCCCGGCAGCATCCAGCACATGGTGAACGAGCAAGGTCAAAGGGTTATCACCATAGTGACCGACCAACACGGTAACCTACAGACTGGAGGGCTTGGTCAGCCATTCTTTGTCACCATGCAGCATGGACAACAGA TGTTGGCGATGCCAGCCAatcaggtgacagaggaggtgGTTGAGGAGGAACCCCAGCCCCCGCCTGCCCGCAAGAGGAAACTAGAGGCCTCTGCCAACCACATGGAGTCTGGAGACACG GAGCAGTTACAGAGGCAGCTGCAGGAGGCCAACCGGAAGGCCCAGGAGTACCGGCAGCAGCTGATGTGCAAAGAGCAGGAAGCAGAGCAGTACCGTATGAAGCTGGAGGCCATGTCGTACAGCCATACCAACGGCACCTCTGAGCAGGAGGAagtggttgaggaggaggaggaggaggaggaggaggaggaggaggtggtggtgctcCAGGAGGGAGACATCATCATTAAGACGGAGGAGCTGGACTCGGCCGAGGAGCAGGTGACGCTGGTGGAGTCGGTGCCCTCCCACACCGAGGTCATCTCATAA
- the LOC109907482 gene encoding protein AF1q-like gives MLVKSNSEYDSFLYWRQPISAPDLSELEDLGVTKSKPTKKSKKATKKQNAALAKQRKQQEAELLEYTTFNYWREPIPSIDLLDFNLLL, from the coding sequence ATGCTGGTGAAATCAAACAGCGAGTATGACTCCTTCCTCTACTGGAGACAGCCCATCTCCGCCCCGGACCTGTCCGAGCTGGAAGACCTGGGTGTGACCAAAAGCAAGCCAACCAAGAAGAGCAAGAAGGCCACCAAGAAACAGAATGCCGCCCTAGCCAAGCAAAGGAAGCAGCAAGAGGCCGAATTGTTAGAGTACACCACCTTCAACTACTGGAGAGAGCCTATCCCCAGCATCGACCTCCTCGACTTCAACCTGCTTCTGTGA
- the gabpb2a gene encoding GA-binding protein subunit beta-2 isoform X4 gives MSLVDLGKRLLEAARKGQDDEVRTLMANGAPFTTDWLGTSPLHLAAQHGHYSTAEVLLRAGVSRDARTKVDRTPLHMAASEGHNVIVDLLVRSGADINAKDMLKMTALHWAAQNGHQRVAETLVKHGADVHALSKFDKTPFDIAGDIQNADLMLLLQEGMQNQVNMNAEAGMTGSSAQPQFIIQGIPGLPGGVVNLADLLNNINSGDSEEAIAANSLDPGSIQHMVNEQGQRVITIVTDQHGNLQTGGLGQPFFVTMQHGQQMLAMPANQVTEEVVEEEPQPPPARKRKLEASANHMESGDTEQLQRQLQEANRKAQEYRQQLMCKEQEAEQYRMKLEAMSYSHTNGTSEQEEVVEEEEEEEEEEEEVVVLQEGDIIIKTEELDSAEEQVTLVESVPSHTEVIS, from the exons ATGTCGCTGGTGGATTTGGGGAAGCGGCTCCTTGAGGCTGCACGGAAAGGCCAGGATGATGAAGTCAGGACACTCATGGCCAATGGGGCTCCCTTCACCACAGACTGG CTGGGCACATCTCCGTTGCACCTGGCCGCCCAACACGGGCACTATTCCACTGCCGAGGTGCTGCTCAGGGCAGGCGTCAGCAGGGATGCCCGAACCAAAGTGGACAGGACCCCTCTGCACATGGCTGCTTCAGAGGGCCACAATGTCATCGTGGATCTATTAGTCAGG AGTGGCGCAGACATTAATGCCAAGGACATGCTGAAGATGACTGCTCTCCACTGGGCCGCCCAGAATGGCCACCAAAGGGTAGCGGAGACGCTCGTGAAACATGGCGCCGATGTTCACGCTCTCAGTAAATTTGATAAGACGCCGTTTGACATCGCAGGAGACATCCAGAATGCAGACCTTATGCTCCTACTACAG gaGGGAATGCAGAACCAGGTGAACATGAACGCAGAGGCTGGCATGACTGGGAGCTCGGCCCAGCCTCAGTTTATCATCCAGGGCATACCAGGGCTCCCGGGGGGTGTGGTCAACCTGGCAGACCTCCTCAACAACATCAACTCGG GTGACTCGGAGGAAGCCATAGCAGCCAATTCTTTGGACCCCGGCAGCATCCAGCACATGGTGAACGAGCAAGGTCAAAGGGTTATCACCATAGTGACCGACCAACACGGTAACCTACAGACTGGAGGGCTTGGTCAGCCATTCTTTGTCACCATGCAGCATGGACAACAGA TGTTGGCGATGCCAGCCAatcaggtgacagaggaggtgGTTGAGGAGGAACCCCAGCCCCCGCCTGCCCGCAAGAGGAAACTAGAGGCCTCTGCCAACCACATGGAGTCTGGAGACACG GAGCAGTTACAGAGGCAGCTGCAGGAGGCCAACCGGAAGGCCCAGGAGTACCGGCAGCAGCTGATGTGCAAAGAGCAGGAAGCAGAGCAGTACCGTATGAAGCTGGAGGCCATGTCGTACAGCCATACCAACGGCACCTCTGAGCAGGAGGAagtggttgaggaggaggaggaggaggaggaggaggaggaggaggtggtggtgctcCAGGAGGGAGACATCATCATTAAGACGGAGGAGCTGGACTCGGCCGAGGAGCAGGTGACGCTGGTGGAGTCGGTGCCCTCCCACACCGAGGTCATCTCATAA
- the gabpb2a gene encoding GA-binding protein subunit beta-1 isoform X1, whose amino-acid sequence MVPVPNPCAEMSLVDLGKRLLEAARKGQDDEVRTLMANGAPFTTDWLGTSPLHLAAQHGHYSTAEVLLRAGVSRDARTKVDRTPLHMAASEGHNVIVDLLVRSGADINAKDMLKMTALHWAAQNGHQRVAETLVKHGADVHALSKFDKTPFDIAGDIQNADLMLLLQEGMQNQVNMNAEAGMTGSSAQPQFIIQGIPGLPGGVVNLADLLNNINSAGDSEEAIAANSLDPGSIQHMVNEQGQRVITIVTDQHGNLQTGGLGQPFFVTMQHGQQMLAMPANQVTEEVVEEEPQPPPARKRKLEASANHMESGDTEQLQRQLQEANRKAQEYRQQLMCKEQEAEQYRMKLEAMSYSHTNGTSEQEEVVEEEEEEEEEEEEVVVLQEGDIIIKTEELDSAEEQVTLVESVPSHTEVIS is encoded by the exons ATGGTACCAGTACCGAATCCATGTGCAGAG ATGTCGCTGGTGGATTTGGGGAAGCGGCTCCTTGAGGCTGCACGGAAAGGCCAGGATGATGAAGTCAGGACACTCATGGCCAATGGGGCTCCCTTCACCACAGACTGG CTGGGCACATCTCCGTTGCACCTGGCCGCCCAACACGGGCACTATTCCACTGCCGAGGTGCTGCTCAGGGCAGGCGTCAGCAGGGATGCCCGAACCAAAGTGGACAGGACCCCTCTGCACATGGCTGCTTCAGAGGGCCACAATGTCATCGTGGATCTATTAGTCAGG AGTGGCGCAGACATTAATGCCAAGGACATGCTGAAGATGACTGCTCTCCACTGGGCCGCCCAGAATGGCCACCAAAGGGTAGCGGAGACGCTCGTGAAACATGGCGCCGATGTTCACGCTCTCAGTAAATTTGATAAGACGCCGTTTGACATCGCAGGAGACATCCAGAATGCAGACCTTATGCTCCTACTACAG gaGGGAATGCAGAACCAGGTGAACATGAACGCAGAGGCTGGCATGACTGGGAGCTCGGCCCAGCCTCAGTTTATCATCCAGGGCATACCAGGGCTCCCGGGGGGTGTGGTCAACCTGGCAGACCTCCTCAACAACATCAACTCGG CAGGTGACTCGGAGGAAGCCATAGCAGCCAATTCTTTGGACCCCGGCAGCATCCAGCACATGGTGAACGAGCAAGGTCAAAGGGTTATCACCATAGTGACCGACCAACACGGTAACCTACAGACTGGAGGGCTTGGTCAGCCATTCTTTGTCACCATGCAGCATGGACAACAGA TGTTGGCGATGCCAGCCAatcaggtgacagaggaggtgGTTGAGGAGGAACCCCAGCCCCCGCCTGCCCGCAAGAGGAAACTAGAGGCCTCTGCCAACCACATGGAGTCTGGAGACACG GAGCAGTTACAGAGGCAGCTGCAGGAGGCCAACCGGAAGGCCCAGGAGTACCGGCAGCAGCTGATGTGCAAAGAGCAGGAAGCAGAGCAGTACCGTATGAAGCTGGAGGCCATGTCGTACAGCCATACCAACGGCACCTCTGAGCAGGAGGAagtggttgaggaggaggaggaggaggaggaggaggaggaggaggtggtggtgctcCAGGAGGGAGACATCATCATTAAGACGGAGGAGCTGGACTCGGCCGAGGAGCAGGTGACGCTGGTGGAGTCGGTGCCCTCCCACACCGAGGTCATCTCATAA
- the gabpb2a gene encoding GA-binding protein subunit beta-1 isoform X2, translating into MVPVPNPCAEMSLVDLGKRLLEAARKGQDDEVRTLMANGAPFTTDWLGTSPLHLAAQHGHYSTAEVLLRAGVSRDARTKVDRTPLHMAASEGHNVIVDLLVRSGADINAKDMLKMTALHWAAQNGHQRVAETLVKHGADVHALSKFDKTPFDIAGDIQNADLMLLLQEGMQNQVNMNAEAGMTGSSAQPQFIIQGIPGLPGGVVNLADLLNNINSGDSEEAIAANSLDPGSIQHMVNEQGQRVITIVTDQHGNLQTGGLGQPFFVTMQHGQQMLAMPANQVTEEVVEEEPQPPPARKRKLEASANHMESGDTEQLQRQLQEANRKAQEYRQQLMCKEQEAEQYRMKLEAMSYSHTNGTSEQEEVVEEEEEEEEEEEEVVVLQEGDIIIKTEELDSAEEQVTLVESVPSHTEVIS; encoded by the exons ATGGTACCAGTACCGAATCCATGTGCAGAG ATGTCGCTGGTGGATTTGGGGAAGCGGCTCCTTGAGGCTGCACGGAAAGGCCAGGATGATGAAGTCAGGACACTCATGGCCAATGGGGCTCCCTTCACCACAGACTGG CTGGGCACATCTCCGTTGCACCTGGCCGCCCAACACGGGCACTATTCCACTGCCGAGGTGCTGCTCAGGGCAGGCGTCAGCAGGGATGCCCGAACCAAAGTGGACAGGACCCCTCTGCACATGGCTGCTTCAGAGGGCCACAATGTCATCGTGGATCTATTAGTCAGG AGTGGCGCAGACATTAATGCCAAGGACATGCTGAAGATGACTGCTCTCCACTGGGCCGCCCAGAATGGCCACCAAAGGGTAGCGGAGACGCTCGTGAAACATGGCGCCGATGTTCACGCTCTCAGTAAATTTGATAAGACGCCGTTTGACATCGCAGGAGACATCCAGAATGCAGACCTTATGCTCCTACTACAG gaGGGAATGCAGAACCAGGTGAACATGAACGCAGAGGCTGGCATGACTGGGAGCTCGGCCCAGCCTCAGTTTATCATCCAGGGCATACCAGGGCTCCCGGGGGGTGTGGTCAACCTGGCAGACCTCCTCAACAACATCAACTCGG GTGACTCGGAGGAAGCCATAGCAGCCAATTCTTTGGACCCCGGCAGCATCCAGCACATGGTGAACGAGCAAGGTCAAAGGGTTATCACCATAGTGACCGACCAACACGGTAACCTACAGACTGGAGGGCTTGGTCAGCCATTCTTTGTCACCATGCAGCATGGACAACAGA TGTTGGCGATGCCAGCCAatcaggtgacagaggaggtgGTTGAGGAGGAACCCCAGCCCCCGCCTGCCCGCAAGAGGAAACTAGAGGCCTCTGCCAACCACATGGAGTCTGGAGACACG GAGCAGTTACAGAGGCAGCTGCAGGAGGCCAACCGGAAGGCCCAGGAGTACCGGCAGCAGCTGATGTGCAAAGAGCAGGAAGCAGAGCAGTACCGTATGAAGCTGGAGGCCATGTCGTACAGCCATACCAACGGCACCTCTGAGCAGGAGGAagtggttgaggaggaggaggaggaggaggaggaggaggaggaggtggtggtgctcCAGGAGGGAGACATCATCATTAAGACGGAGGAGCTGGACTCGGCCGAGGAGCAGGTGACGCTGGTGGAGTCGGTGCCCTCCCACACCGAGGTCATCTCATAA